The DNA region GCCCAGCATGTCGCACGTGACCGCGCGCGAGGAAGTCATCGGGCTCCTCAACACGCTGCATCTGCCGCTGTGCGAGAACGGCAAGCGCCGCGCCGCGGCCCGCGCCGAGTGGTACTCGGTCATGGATCAGCCGCTGCAGGTCCACGACGTGCTGGCGTAGCCAAATACACAGCCTCTCACCGATTCCAGGGCCATTCCTCTTTCGAGGCTCGCGTGCTTTGCACGCTTGCACCTTGGGATGACGGGACAGGCGCCTTGCCGCGTCGCTGTTCGCACCCAATTCGGTGTACACTGCGTCCATGCCGAAAGACCGAACCCAAACCCCGGCGCCGACCTCGTCGAAGCCTGAGATCGCCGCCTTCCTGGAGAAAGTGCGGGCGCTTGGGCCTGCAACGACGGCAGGCGGGCGCGGGCGGCTGATCTTCGCGCTCGATGCGACCATGAGTCGCCAGCCGACCTGGGATACCGCGTGCACTCTGCAGGCCGACATGTTCCGCGAGGCGGCATCCGTGGGCGGGCTCGACATCCAGCTCGTCTATTTCCGCGGCCTTGCCGAATGCGGCGCGTCCGCCTGGATCGCCGACAGCGGCAAGCTCGCCACTTTGATGTCGCGTATCGATTGCCGTGGCGGCCATACGCAAATCGGCAAGGTGCTCTCGCATGCCCGCAAGGAGCACGCCGGCAAGCCGGTGCAGGCGCTGGTTTTCGTCGGCGACGCCATGGAGGAGAAGGTCGACGACCTCTGCGCCGCAGCCGGCGAACTGGGCATGCTCGGCGTGCCGGTCTTCATGTTTCAGGAGGGGCACGACGCCGTTGCGGAGAACGCCTATCGCGAGATTGCGCGGCTGTCGCGCGGCGCCTATTGCCGTTTCGACGCCGGTGCCGCGCACGAACTCGGCGAACTGCTGCGCGCGGTGGCCGCTTACGCGGCGGGTGGTCGTAAGGCGCTGGCGGCACAAGGTTCGGCCACGGCGCGCAAGTTGCTGGCGCAGTTGAGCTGACACATGCCCGTTCTCGTTTTCGGTATTCTGGCGCTGGTGCTCGGCCTGTGGGTGCTCAACGTCATCTCCAAGGTCGATCCCAAGCTTGCCGCGCGCGTGCTCAAGGCGAGCGGCGGCTTGGTGTCGCTCGGCCTTGCGGTCTTCCTCGGCCTACGTGGCGAAATCGGCGTCGCCCTTCCGCTGGGCGCGTTCGGGCTCGGCCTGCTGGGCTGGCTGCCGTTCG from Pseudolabrys taiwanensis includes:
- a CDS encoding VWA domain-containing protein, whose translation is MPKDRTQTPAPTSSKPEIAAFLEKVRALGPATTAGGRGRLIFALDATMSRQPTWDTACTLQADMFREAASVGGLDIQLVYFRGLAECGASAWIADSGKLATLMSRIDCRGGHTQIGKVLSHARKEHAGKPVQALVFVGDAMEEKVDDLCAAAGELGMLGVPVFMFQEGHDAVAENAYREIARLSRGAYCRFDAGAAHELGELLRAVAAYAAGGRKALAAQGSATARKLLAQLS